AGTACCATGAGGGTGACCCCACGCCCTCCCAGTGAGTCTGCCAGCAACTTGGTGAGCTTGCTGTCCCGGAAAGGGATGTGGCTCTGCTTCCGCTGTGGGTCCAGCAGCAGGGAGATGCAGTGACCTGGGGAGAGACATCAAGAGTCGGGAAGGTTACATTGCTTGCCCAGGGCCATCAGGCTGGGAGGCTGCAGAGCTGGGCTCTCCACCCAGGCCTGCGTTGCCCTAAAAACCCATCTTTCCACATGATCTCATGACTCAGTCAGATTGGTCCCCACCGCCAGACTGGGACTCTTCGAGGGCAGAGAAGGCTCTGTATACCCTGACCCTCAGTGCCCAGCAAAGGGCCTGGTACTCAGGCACTCAGCAGGAAACTTCTAACAAATGGAttgaacacaaaggagtttcgtGGGCATCGCGCATGCATGCCACAGAGGAATCCTGAGGGCCCAGTCCCTGAGGATCTCCAGGTTCGCTAtcctggggtggggatggggagaaagGTCAAGTCCCTTCCCTTTActgggcctcagtcttcccagCTGCACAAGGGATATGCCAAATGTCTCTGAGGGCTCATCTTCTGCAGTTGAGTGGTTCTATTTCCCAAATTAGCATGTAACTTCATACACCGTTAGAGTTTATAGATTCATAAGCAGTGTTTTACGAAGGGAGAAGTCAACAGCAGAGCTGGAGCCAGAATGAGGCCTCTGGTTCCTGGATCGCAGCTCTTTAACCCTCTTCTATGCACTACAACTCCTCTGGTATCCCCTATTGTGGACAGCTGTGAGCCAGGTGCAGAGGAGAGACAGGAAATCACACTGCTGGTCCCCAGGTCTCACCCAGGGCCAGCAGGCTTCGGTTTATGCTGTTGGCCTCAAGCATCAGCTCCCCACGGGATCCCGTGGCTGCAACCTTCTCGCTGCCTGCCAGGTCCACAAAGCACAGCTTCCCACCAACACAGGGTGCCCCGGGGTCCACAGGAGGCATCTGCTGGGCCTGAGGGGTCAGAGCTTCATGGCGACTTGGGAGGGACTGTCCCCACCAAAGCCACAAGGTTATGGGGCCAAGGGTTTCCACTAGTACCCCCCATGCACACCCAAGTTGGTTTGTATGTCCAAACAGACTTTTGCTGGTGGCCCTAGGCAAGCACCTTCCCAGGCTGGGGCACTCACAGTTTGATGGCTGATGTAAAGGGTGAGCAGGGCATGGCTTCGGCTGGAGGCCTGGTTCAGGGTGTGTGCTGAGCTCCTTCGACGGCTGAGACCTGGAAGGGAAAAACCTCAGGAGCTGGACCTGGTAGGAAGAACAGGTCATCACCAACGAAGAAAAAGGAGCAAAGGAATCCTGGTGGAGGAGCAAGCCTCATGCAAAGGCAGGGAGGCAACAAAGTGGGTGTTGTTCAGGGAACGATGGGATGCTGGGTCCTGCTGCAGCAGAGATGGGTGAATGGAGGATAGAGAAAACTGAGCAGAAGAATGAcagtcagatttgcattttataaacatCTTTCCCACTGCTTCGTGAAAGAAgggggagaaactgaggcagcaaTTTCAGCTGAGAGGTGTGACACAGTGCTGGGGCCAGAATCTACAGTTAGCATCTCCAGTCCCTGCCAAAGGAGTGGTGTCCAACaaatacttgattttaaaaaaagaatgaggctaAAAGGGAACGGCCTTTAGGCTAAGCTAAGAGGTATGACCTTGATCCTCAGGGCCCTGGAAGGGTGGAGGGTCTGGAGGCAAAGAGAGATGGGGTCTGCAGCATAGAGTAGAATGGATTGGCAGGGGAGAGCCTTGAGGTGCAGAGACCACCAGGGAGCAAGAATGAGTCCTGGCTGAGGCCAAGGCCCTGGGCTAAAGAGAGAGCGTGAAAGGAGTTTGGAAGGCAGAATTTGCAGGCCTTGTTGGCAGTGGGTGCAGGGGGTACCCTGGGCCATGTCTTTGAATTGTAGTTTACTGGTCCTTCCCCACCTCTCCCAGGAGTCATTTCTGAAGCTGCAGCTGCAGTCTGGGTCCCAAGCCCACACTCAGTGAACAATTGAGGAATGGGCACCCCTCCCCGCAAAACTCCCCGCTGTCAGCACACACCCATTTGCAAAAGTTCCATCAGGGCCTCCAGACTCCTAAATTCCACCACCCGCAGCTGCTCCACGTAGAAGCCCTGAGTCTTGTTCCATCGAACAGGGAGGGGCCGGGGAGACCCCAGGCTCAGCAAGTCCCgaacctgggaggggagggaggagggtgaggaaagGGGATCTTTCCGAGTCCACCCACCCCCAGATCTTACTGACAACAGAGTCCCCCACCGCCCCTTCTGCCCTTTGATCCAGGCTCCCTGGAAAGAAGCGCTCCGTTTCCTCATGGGCTGTCTTTCTATTCCTCGCATTCCCTTACCTGCTCATTGTAGATCTCCAGATAAGAGGCGCGAAGGGTGACAGGGGCACCCAGGTGCTGCACGCGGTCTAACAGCCAGGCGAAGGTCCTCTGCATGATGCCAGCCAGGCTAGGGGGTACGGGCACCCCCTCCCCCTGGGGGCAAAACCAACTGAGCCATCGTCATCTCCACAGTAATGACTACCCTCTGTAGCGCATGTATGATACCGTGCGCCGGGAAACGTGCCAAGTTCCCAAGCAATGGCTCATTTAACTCATAGTCGGTACTGtcacttccattttacagatgagaaaactgagagctAGGAAGGGGCCAAAGCTGAAGCCCAAATGCTCCAAATTGGGCAAGTCCCTTCTCTTTGGTCCTCAGCGTCCTCGTCTGCAAACAAATGGGTCAGGCTGCATCGTCCCAGTCCCTTTCCTCTGGGAGTCTGCGTCGCCTGCGACTCTCCAGGGTTTCCAGCCCACTCAGCCCCGCCCCGTGAGGGCTCCGCCGGCGCTCGCCCACCTGGGGAGTGGGTCCAGTCAGGGTGTAGGTCTTCCCGGAGCCCGTCTGGCCAAAGGTGAAGACAGTGCAGGAGAAGCTGCGGGCGGCAAGGGTGTAGCTGGACTCGGGCGGCTACCccgggtgggggttgggggtgcgTCGGGGCCCCGCCAGGCCCGGCGCGGAGCGGAGGCGAAGCTTCACTCACCCGCGCAGCGCCAGCTCCCCCAGGCGCCGCACACCGCACGCCCGGAACACGTCCTCCTGCGTGCATGCCGCGTCTAGCACCGCACCGAAACGGAACGCCACTTCGGGACCCCCGCCTGGAGGGCTCACCTGGCGCGGGTAGGGCGGAGAAGCGGAGATCTCTGGAGGAGGGCGGGGCACCCTGGAGGGGCGGGGCACCCTGGAGGGCGGGGCACTCTGGAGGAGCAGAGCACTCTGGAGGAGGGCGGGGCACCCTGGAGGAGGGTAGGACCCTCGATGAGGCACTCAGTGGGCGAGCACCCTGCACTGGGGGTAAGGGGGACACTCAGTAGGGGCGGGGCATTCTGGGGAGGGTGGGACACCCTGGAGGGGCGGGGCATTCTGGGTGAGGGCGGGCACCTTGGGTGCGCGGGCCCTCAGAAGGGGCCGGGCACTCGGAGGGGTTGGCGCGGCGCACCATGGCGGAGGGCTGGGCATCCTGGAAGGGAGGGGCACTCTGGGGAGGGTGGGGCACCTGGGAGAGGAACACTCCGGAGGAGGGTAGGGCCTAGGGCAAAGTTGCCTGGGGGAAGGGACCTGGCGTCCCCGGGATTTgttggggagacagagagacGGGTTCCTCACCTGCAGAGTCCGGGTCCCTGAGCAGTGCAGCACGCTCTGCTGCCCTCGACGTAGCTCGGCCGCGCTCATGGGACGTACCCTGGGGTCCGACAGAAGGGCAGATGGTACATCCTGATATCTTCATCGATCCCTGCCTCGCCCAGGTGCCTCCTAGCCAACTTATACCCACCTGAGCACCACCTGGATGGGCGTTTCCGGCCCCTCTGGCCCTTGCTCCAGGCTTCGCGCGAGATCCCTGTGGGCAGCAATGCGAGTTACCATACCTGCACCCAGCGGCTGCTCAGGACTCCTCGAACCTCTCTGAAGATCTGCTTACCCGTCCGGTGACCCGCGTTCCTCCATGTCCTGCTCTGCACACGCAGTTAGCTCCGCCCGCGTCTCCTTTATTTACTCCCCCCAATACCCTCCCTTCTCCACAACACTGGGACTGTCTACACACTTCTTGCattcccaccccatcccccatcccAGGCAGCCATCCATCCGGAAAGGCTCCAGCCTGCCCAGGGCTGGCTCGTTA
Above is a window of Papio anubis isolate 15944 chromosome 13, Panubis1.0, whole genome shotgun sequence DNA encoding:
- the KIF12 gene encoding kinesin-like protein KIF12 isoform X1, whose amino-acid sequence is MEERGSPDGDLARSLEQGPEGPETPIQVVLRVRPMSAAELRRGQQSVLHCSGTRTLQVSPPGGGPEVAFRFGAVLDAACTQEDVFRACGVRRLGELALRGFSCTVFTFGQTGSGKTYTLTGPTPQGEGVPVPPSLAGIMQRTFAWLLDRVQHLGAPVTLRASYLEIYNEQVRDLLSLGSPRPLPVRWNKTQGFYVEQLRVVEFRSLEALMELLQMGLSRRRSSAHTLNQASSRSHALLTLYISHQTAQQMPPVDPGAPCVGGKLCFVDLAGSEKVAATGSRGELMLEANSINRSLLALGHCISLLLDPQRKQSHIPFRDSKLTKLLADSLGGRGVTLMVACVSPSAQCLPETLSTLRYASRAQRVTTRPQAPKSPVAKQPQRLETEMLQLQEENRRLQFQLDQMDCKASGLSGARVAWAQRNLYGMLQEFMLENERLRKEKSQLQNSQDLARNEQRILAQQVHALERRLLSASYRHQQGPGLTPPCPCLMAPAPPCHALPPVYSCPCCHICPLCRVPLAHWACLPRERHLPQVLDPEASGGRPPSARPPPWAPPCSPGSAKCPRERSHSDWTQTRVLAEMLMEEEVVPSAPPMPVRPPKTSPGLRGGAGVPNLAQRLEALRDQIGSSLRRGRSQPPCSEGARSPGQVLSPR
- the KIF12 gene encoding kinesin-like protein KIF12 isoform X2 — its product is MVTRIAAHRDLARSLEQGPEGPETPIQVVLRVRPMSAAELRRGQQSVLHCSGTRTLQVSPPGGGPEVAFRFGAVLDAACTQEDVFRACGVRRLGELALRGFSCTVFTFGQTGSGKTYTLTGPTPQGEGVPVPPSLAGIMQRTFAWLLDRVQHLGAPVTLRASYLEIYNEQVRDLLSLGSPRPLPVRWNKTQGFYVEQLRVVEFRSLEALMELLQMGLSRRRSSAHTLNQASSRSHALLTLYISHQTAQQMPPVDPGAPCVGGKLCFVDLAGSEKVAATGSRGELMLEANSINRSLLALGHCISLLLDPQRKQSHIPFRDSKLTKLLADSLGGRGVTLMVACVSPSAQCLPETLSTLRYASRAQRVTTRPQAPKSPVAKQPQRLETEMLQLQEENRRLQFQLDQMDCKASGLSGARVAWAQRNLYGMLQEFMLENERLRKEKSQLQNSQDLARNEQRILAQQVHALERRLLSASYRHQQGPGLTPPCPCLMAPAPPCHALPPVYSCPCCHICPLCRVPLAHWACLPRERHLPQVLDPEASGGRPPSARPPPWAPPCSPGSAKCPRERSHSDWTQTRVLAEMLMEEEVVPSAPPMPVRPPKTSPGGAGVPNLAQRLEALRDQIGSSLRRGRSQPPCSEGARSPGQVLSPR
- the KIF12 gene encoding kinesin-like protein KIF12 isoform X3, which encodes MVTRIAAHRDLARSLEQGPEGPETPIQVVLRVRPMSAAELRRGQQSVLHCSGTRTLQVSPPGGGPEVAFRFGAVLDAACTQEDVFRACGVRRLGELALRGFSCTVFTFGQTGSGKTYTLTGPTPQGEGVPVPPSLAGIMQRTFAWLLDRVQHLGAPVTLRASYLEIYNEQVRDLLSLGSPRPLPVRWNKTQGFYVEQLRVVEFRSLEALMELLQMGLSRRRSSAHTLNQASSRSHALLTLYISHQTAQQMPPVDPGAPCVGGKLCFVDLAGSEKVAATGSRGELMLEANSINRSLLALGHCISLLLDPQRKQSHIPFRDSKLTKLLADSLGGRGVTLMVACVSPSAQCLPETLSTLRYASRAQRVTTRPQAPKSPVAKQPQRLETEMLQLQEENRRLQFQLDQMDCKASGLSGARVAWAQRNLYGMLQEFMLENERLRKEKSQLQNSQDLARNEQRILAQQVHALERRLLSASYRHQQGPGLTPPCPCLMAPAPPCHVSLTAQPGGVTSRDIMEPLTQPFAGTATRLLLPLLPHLPTVSSAPGPLGLPAKGAPPAPVTPQAPCFLPTSLLGSEDSEIDQTWFLLSGGF
- the KIF12 gene encoding kinesin-like protein KIF12 isoform X4, translated to MVTRIAAHRDLARSLEQGPEGPETPIQVVLRVRPMSAAELRRGQQSVLHCSGTRTLQVSPPGGGPEVAFRFGAVLDAACTQEDVFRACGVRRLGELALRGFSCTVFTFGQTGSGKTYTLTGPTPQGEGVPVPPSLAGIMQRTFAWLLDRVQHLGAPVTLRASYLEIYNEQVRDLLSLGSPRPLPVRWNKTQGFYVEQLRVVEFRSLEALMELLQMGLSRRRSSAHTLNQASSRSHALLTLYISHQTAQQMPPVDPGAPCVGGKLCFVDLAGSEKVAATGSRGELMLEANSINRSLLALGHCISLLLDPQRKQSHIPFRDSKLTKLLADSLGGRGVTLMVACVSPSAQCLPETLSTLRYASRAQRVTTRPQAPKSPVAKQPQRLETEMLQLQEENRRLQFQLDQMDCKASGLSGARVAWAQRNLYGMLQEFMLENERLRKEKSQLQNSQDLARNEQRILAQQVHALERRLLSASYRHQQGPGLTPPCPCLMAPAPPCHALPPVYSCPCCHICPLCRVPLAHWACLPRERHLPQ